The genomic interval ATGGGAGTAAACAGGGCGGGATTCGGAATTGTTAACGACGGTGCTGTACAGCAGGCGGCGCATCAGGAAATCATAAGACGATATTTCAGATGCTCTGCTGAATATGCGATGGGATTTGTGGATTCAGAAATTCTTCAAAGGTCGGAAATGATTATGAAGAATATCGGTGCAAAAGTGGAAGACCGCGTGGTTGTCCGTTTTGCAAGGGATTCTGCTCTCGATGCCGAAAAAAATGGGAAAGGGAATGAAGGGGTCTTTGTTGGAGCTGCAATAGAATTAAAGGATGGTTCCATCGTTACAGGAAAAAATTCTCCAATCATGCATGCGGCATCAAGTTTAATTCTGAATGCTTCCAAAAAATTGGCCGCATTGCCGGATAATCTTAACCTTCTTCCGCCGAATATTATGAAGTCTCTCCAGTTACTTAAAAAAGAAATTTTAAACGGTAAGGTGATGAGTCTCGATCTTGAGGAAACTCTTATTGCGTTGAGTATAAGCGCGATATCAAATCCGGCGGCACAGATGGCTCTTGAGAAACTTAAAGATCTCGAAGGGTGTGAAGTCCATATTACTCATATCCCGACAAGAGGGGATGAGGCGGGTTTAAGAAAACTGGGAGTTCACCTGACTTGTGATCCCGACTTTTCCTCAAAGAGTTTGTTTGTTTCCTGATCAGAACTGTGTAAATAAATACTGCTTTATCAAGTCTTGAATAATTTAGTAGGTTATTCAGATTCTCTTCAATACTACCATAGTCATATCGTCATGCTGAGGGTAGTTATCAACAAATTTTCTAACATCCTTTAGAACAAGATGGATCAATTCTTTTGCCGGAAGATGCCTGTTTTTTTCAAGCAGTTTTACGAGTGTATCTTCACCATACTGATCGTGTTTCTCATTCATAGCTTCCGTAAATCCGTCGGTATAGAGAACAAACAGATCCCCTCTTTTTATTTCAATCTCTTCTTCTTTAAGTGTCGAAGAAAATATTGATCCCTCTTCCAATCCAAGAGCCATTCCCTTACTTAAAAGAAGGCGTGTTCCGGCGGCTTCCTGACTGCACAAAATTCCGGGATTGTGTCCTGCCCGCGAATAGGAAATAGTGTTATTATTCACGTTGAGAATTGCATAGAACATGCTTACAAAAGAATTCTTTTCAATTGTTTTATAAAGCAGCCTGTTCACTTTTACAAGTACATTGGAAGGTGAAATATTCTCCTCTGCGTGTGCCTGGAGAATCCCTTTTGTAAGTGTCATATAAATTGCCGCGCCGATTCCTTTACCGCTAACATCGCCAATTGCAATTCCGACCTTGTTGCCGCTCAGCTTTACAAAATCGTAATAATCGCCTCCGGCTTCTACAGCGGGAATTGAAATACTTCCGATTTCATAACCCGGAATAACCGGTTCCTCTTTCGGAAGAAGACTTAGCTGAACTTTTGCCGCAATTTCCATCTCCTTCTTCAGTCTCTCACGTTCTGAAATTCTCTGGACATGCGACGGTAATCCGTAATTACCCAGAATAAATTCTTCTTTCCTGATACGGCTTACCAGATATATTACCGGGATTGCAAGATATGCTATGATCAGAATTGCAAAGTTCCAGTCGTATGCCGGATTATCGGCAGCGTACAAAACATATCCGCGCGATACAAGAATAGAAGTGAAACTCAAACTTATAATTGTTAGAAGATCGAATAGAAAATAAATGTATGCAATGCCGCATCCGAAAATAAATCCGGCAAGCAGGTTGATTGCGAAGTTATTCAACGAAGGGGGAGTGGAAGCAATTACAAACGCGAGAGTTGTTACTAACCCGGAAAGCAGAATTGAAACCCACTTCCTTTTCCATCTCTGATAAGAGATGTTTACAATAAAAAACGGAACACTGATCGCGGCTAAAATTGATACAGACGCACCTTCCAGAATAGTTGCAAGCACCGGGATGTAAGAAGCGAATCCCTCCATCAATCCTGCCGGTGATAGAAAAATCTTTGCTTCAGGTTTATTGAGTATTAAACCGACAACCAGGTAACTGAATGCCAGTGCATTGCCGAGTACAAAACCTTTAAAGAGAGCCGTTCCGGAATCGATTGCAAAAAAATGTCCCTTTATAAATGCGTCTATCCCTTTCAATTTGCCTGGCCATAAACTCCTCGCATATGACTCCCCGACTGTCCATGAAGCAAAAATTAGTATCGACATAAAGAATGAAATGATCAATCCGTTCACAAGAAGAACAATTATCTTAGTATAGAGGAAAGAGACATCACCTATCATCGCGCCCTGCCCGATTGCGGGCCAGTAGTTAATCAGATTGATAAGGGATAGTAGAAAATATAAAATAAAAAAGATTCTTCCGACGCTTATCCAGACTTCGCCCTGATGATATTTCTTTAAGAAAAGATAGAATGCGAGTATGATCAGAAAAATCACAAAAATTACTGATACAGTTCCGTAGATAGCTTCACTGGCTTCAAAATATTCACGTTCCTGTTGAGGGACTTCAAAGTAGTAGGAATACCCTCCAATGGTATTACCCGATACACGGGATGTAATAACGATTTTTGCATTGAGGCGCGGTTCGGTCCTTTCCCATCGGAATGAAAAATCGGTCCTGTTCCTGAAATTCTCTTCCCTTGTTTCGATCAGTTTCATTTCCCGGAAATCATTTCCGATCTCGTTTGAGAGATAAAGTGAAATCAGCTCGGTCGCTTCGGACTTAGACAGAGATGGTATTGTAGTCGTGTCCGTTAATGTCTTGTTGAACCCGAATATCTCGCCTGTGTTGGAAACATCAACTGTGTAGGATAACTGCTGCATCTGTCTCGGAAGGTTTTGATGAAAGTAAACTGTCCAGCTCAGGTTAGACCATTTTTCGTTCCAACCGTAATTTTTAAATTCCTTTCCGCCGAGTTTTTTAATTATATACCTGATTTCCACTGGTGAATAGTCGAGAAAAGCTTCCACGTAAAATTTATCCGGATCGATATTCTGTTGAGTCAAAAATTCTTTTGCAATCTCTACGGCTTCCGGCCGGGTAGTTTTCAATTCCATACTTTCATATGGGTTTAGCGGGTAAAAAACTATTATGAGACCTAAAATGGCAATCCAGGAAATGATCCAATAACGATGTGAAGCAAAATAATTTTGCATTATTTCCCGCCTTCGGAAATTTATAATAATATCTGTTGTTTTAAGACGGCTAAAAAATAGAAAGGTTTATAATCAGTAGCAATTTTAAGATTTTTTTGATTTCAATCCTGCTCGCAATTATTTCATGCAGCTTCAAGTTTGCGCAAGTATTCACCAAAATCCCGGTCTGATCCGAGTATATGATTAATTGTCCAATCTTTCAGGTAATCGATGGTTTTAATACTGAGCAGCAGGTTATTCCTTATTGAATCCTGCTTGAATTCAGAAAGCTTTCCGATAAATTCCTGGTGCTCCTCAATATGCTTATTAAAATCCGGATAGAGATTAAGGGACTGCATCTCTTCTTCCAGTTTGAAATGATAAATAGTGTATTCTTCAAGACGGTTTATTACCCCATTCATAATGAATTGAGAAGTCCCGATTCTCTGCGCATCGTATAGGTCATTTATTATTTCAATAAGCCTTCTGTGCTGGTCATCAATTACACGAATGCCAATACTGAAGGATTCCTTCCAGGTGATATTAGACATTTAATTTTCCTCTATATACAATGATATTATCGAATAATAACCGGATTTGTTTAGATTAGAATTTTTCAACTTCTACCTGTACACACATTATTTAAAGAAATTACGATGAGCCCGTAAAAATCGTTATATTCGCATAATAAAAATCAATCCTGATCTATTATGAAAGAACCTGTTGTCGATAAAAATTTAGCAATAGAGCATGGTTTAACCGTTGAGGAATATGACCTGATCTGTGAACGGTTAGGACGAATTCCCACATATACCGAACTCGGAATCTTTTCTGTAATGTGGAGTGAACATTGCAGTTACAAGAATTCAATTGCACTTCTTAAGACGCTCCCGAGAAGCGGCGGTAAACTTCTGGTTGGTGCGGGTGAAGAGAATGCGGGACTGGTAGATATAGGAGACGGACAGGCGATCGCATTCAAAATTGAGAGCCATAATCACCC from Melioribacteraceae bacterium carries:
- a CDS encoding PP2C family protein-serine/threonine phosphatase produces the protein MQNYFASHRYWIISWIAILGLIIVFYPLNPYESMELKTTRPEAVEIAKEFLTQQNIDPDKFYVEAFLDYSPVEIRYIIKKLGGKEFKNYGWNEKWSNLSWTVYFHQNLPRQMQQLSYTVDVSNTGEIFGFNKTLTDTTTIPSLSKSEATELISLYLSNEIGNDFREMKLIETREENFRNRTDFSFRWERTEPRLNAKIVITSRVSGNTIGGYSYYFEVPQQEREYFEASEAIYGTVSVIFVIFLIILAFYLFLKKYHQGEVWISVGRIFFILYFLLSLINLINYWPAIGQGAMIGDVSFLYTKIIVLLVNGLIISFFMSILIFASWTVGESYARSLWPGKLKGIDAFIKGHFFAIDSGTALFKGFVLGNALAFSYLVVGLILNKPEAKIFLSPAGLMEGFASYIPVLATILEGASVSILAAISVPFFIVNISYQRWKRKWVSILLSGLVTTLAFVIASTPPSLNNFAINLLAGFIFGCGIAYIYFLFDLLTIISLSFTSILVSRGYVLYAADNPAYDWNFAILIIAYLAIPVIYLVSRIRKEEFILGNYGLPSHVQRISERERLKKEMEIAAKVQLSLLPKEEPVIPGYEIGSISIPAVEAGGDYYDFVKLSGNKVGIAIGDVSGKGIGAAIYMTLTKGILQAHAEENISPSNVLVKVNRLLYKTIEKNSFVSMFYAILNVNNNTISYSRAGHNPGILCSQEAAGTRLLLSKGMALGLEEGSIFSSTLKEEEIEIKRGDLFVLYTDGFTEAMNEKHDQYGEDTLVKLLEKNRHLPAKELIHLVLKDVRKFVDNYPQHDDMTMVVLKRI
- a CDS encoding bacteriohemerythrin translates to MSNITWKESFSIGIRVIDDQHRRLIEIINDLYDAQRIGTSQFIMNGVINRLEEYTIYHFKLEEEMQSLNLYPDFNKHIEEHQEFIGKLSEFKQDSIRNNLLLSIKTIDYLKDWTINHILGSDRDFGEYLRKLEAA